The genomic segment CTCGACCACCGTCAGGTGGGCGGTCGCACCGGTGCCCTCGGCGAGCCGGCGCAGCGCCGGCAGCGCACCCTCGGCCAGCAGCGGCTGGGCGCGGCGGGCCAGGTGCAGCACGCCCACGCCGATGCGCAGGCGGCCCTCACCGTCGCGCCGCAGCATCCCGTGGCCGGTCAGCGCGCCGACCAGCCGGTAGACGGCCGCCCGGCCGATGCCCAGCCGGTGCGCCGCCTCGGTGACCGTCAGCCCGCCCGGCGCGTCCGCGACCAGGTGCAGCAGCCGCAGGCCCCGGTCCAGGGTCTGTGCCGTCTCTCCCGCGCGCGCCGCCGTGTCCACAGCACGCAGCGTACGACCCGGCTCCGGCCAACCCGGAAATGTGCGGACGGCTACCCTTGGGAGGTGACGCTACGCCTGTATGACACCGCCACCCGATCGGTGCGGGACTTCGTCCCGCGGGAAGCCGGCAAGGTGGGGGTCTACCTGTGTGGTCTCACGCTCCAGGCTCCGCCGCACATCGGCCACCTTCGCTCCGGCGTCAACTACGACGTGCTGCGGCGCTGGCTGCTCGACAAGGGCTTCGAGGTCACGTTCATCCGCAACCTGACCGACATCGACGACAAGGTCCTGGCCAAGGCGATGGAGCAGGACCGGCCGTTCTGGTCGATCGCGTACACGAACGAGCAGATCCTCGCCGCCTCCTACCGGGCGCTCAATGTGCTCCCGCCGACGTACGAGCCGCGGGCCACCGGGCACATCCCGGAGATGCACGAGCTGATCGCCCGGTTGATCGAGACCGGTCACGCCTACCCGGCCACCGACGGCTCCGGCGACGTCTAC from the Micromonospora sp. WMMA1947 genome contains:
- a CDS encoding helix-turn-helix domain-containing protein; translation: MDTAARAGETAQTLDRGLRLLHLVADAPGGLTVTEAAHRLGIGRAAVYRLVGALTGHGMLRRDGEGRLRIGVGVLHLARRAQPLLAEGALPALRRLAEGTGATAHLTVVEGGEGVALAVVEPSWTSFHVAYRTGTRHPLERGAAGRAVLAGRAGDPGPVSTSGELQSGAYGVAAPVLGVPGLEGSVGVVSLTPLDVADVGAQVTAAAEAVAAALS